One window from the genome of Rhodopirellula halodulae encodes:
- a CDS encoding NIPSNAP family protein has translation MAHPPMKFPTPLGWLALVALTARLHMPMTSAEEYYEVRTIQLGENGDAEAIDQYLEKALLPALERQGIGPVGVFSPKTSPQKKASSIFVIIPYSDLDQIEASQKALAKDEAYQTAGANYLNRDAKSPPYARISSELLTAMECWPKTVVPEGTLENDERVYELRLYESANERLGNLKVEMFNAGEVPIFIDSGIQPIFIGQALVGPQTPSLTYLTVYKNEAAREKAWDAFRAHPDWKVLSKNPRYGGTVSRIDKFVLAAKPYSQM, from the coding sequence ATGGCACATCCCCCGATGAAATTTCCGACACCCTTGGGTTGGCTGGCTTTGGTTGCCCTGACCGCTCGTTTGCACATGCCGATGACTTCCGCCGAAGAATATTACGAAGTTCGCACCATTCAGCTGGGTGAAAACGGTGACGCTGAAGCGATCGATCAGTACTTGGAAAAAGCGTTGCTGCCCGCATTGGAACGCCAGGGCATCGGGCCGGTGGGCGTGTTCTCTCCTAAAACATCGCCGCAGAAGAAGGCCTCTTCGATCTTCGTGATCATTCCTTACTCCGACCTCGATCAAATCGAAGCGTCGCAGAAAGCCTTGGCGAAAGACGAGGCTTACCAAACCGCCGGAGCGAATTACCTGAATCGCGACGCGAAGTCGCCTCCTTACGCGCGAATCAGCAGCGAATTGCTGACGGCGATGGAATGCTGGCCCAAGACAGTGGTCCCCGAAGGCACGCTGGAAAATGATGAACGCGTGTACGAACTGCGTTTGTACGAAAGTGCCAACGAGCGACTTGGCAACTTGAAAGTCGAGATGTTCAACGCGGGCGAAGTCCCGATTTTCATCGACAGTGGCATCCAGCCGATTTTTATCGGCCAAGCCTTGGTGGGGCCTCAAACTCCCAGTCTGACGTACCTGACGGTGTACAAAAACGAAGCGGCCCGCGAAAAAGCCTGGGATGCGTTCCGAGCCCATCCGGATTGGAAGGTGCTCAGCAAGAACCCTCGCTACGGCGGAACGGTCAGCCGGATCGATAAATTCGTACTGGCGGCGAAACCTTACTCGCAAATGTGA
- a CDS encoding ABC transporter ATP-binding protein — MSVPQNLSPDESVKRNLDAGPLIELRGVSKHYADGDVDALKQVDLAIHEGESVAIVGPSGGGKSTLLNMLSALDEPTSGEVWFAGKLLSQQGSLDQFRAHHIGFIFQSYHLLPNLTAQENVQLTMFDTHPKVSERKAEAIRWLQRVGLGDRVNHRADRLSIGQRQRVAIARACAGGPSVILADEPTGALDRARGDEVMDLLDQIRKEDGTTLVVVTHDDRVAQRADRIIYICDGMLQAV, encoded by the coding sequence TTGTCTGTTCCGCAAAATTTGTCGCCGGATGAATCCGTGAAGCGAAATCTCGATGCGGGACCGCTGATCGAGCTGCGTGGTGTCAGCAAACACTACGCCGATGGTGATGTGGATGCTTTGAAGCAAGTCGATCTGGCCATTCACGAGGGGGAATCTGTGGCGATCGTTGGGCCCAGCGGCGGTGGCAAGTCGACCTTGCTGAATATGCTGAGTGCATTGGATGAACCAACCTCAGGCGAAGTTTGGTTTGCTGGAAAGCTGTTGTCCCAGCAAGGCAGTCTCGATCAGTTTCGGGCTCATCACATCGGGTTTATCTTCCAGTCATATCACTTGCTGCCCAACTTGACCGCTCAAGAAAACGTGCAGCTCACCATGTTTGATACCCACCCCAAAGTGTCGGAGCGAAAAGCGGAAGCGATTCGTTGGTTGCAACGAGTCGGCTTGGGCGATCGAGTGAATCACCGTGCGGATCGATTGTCGATTGGGCAACGACAGCGGGTTGCCATCGCGCGAGCTTGCGCGGGAGGGCCTTCTGTGATTTTGGCGGATGAGCCCACCGGAGCGTTGGACCGGGCACGTGGCGACGAAGTGATGGACTTGCTCGATCAAATTCGGAAAGAAGACGGAACAACGCTGGTGGTGGTGACCCACGACGATCGAGTGGCACAGCGTGCTGACCGAATAATCTATATATGTGACGGAATGTTGCAGGCCGTCTAA
- a CDS encoding DUF1553 domain-containing protein: protein MGWLSLSMAAAEESTEAKPTIQFNRDIRPILSENCFHCHGPDDENREAGLHLDTEEGAKEWAIVEGDADESEVYLRMISDDPDMLMPPPDSERKVSPEDIELVRRWIEEGAEYQGHWSFIPPHEVQVPDAVYAEGKSASSNEIDRFVDRALAEAGLKAEGPADQETWLRRVTFDLVGVPPTLAEMDAFLADNSPMAKTRVIDRLLARPEYGERMATDWLDAARYSDTYGYQVDRDRFVWPWRDWVIQAFNDNKPYDQFVTEQLAGDLLPDATREQILATTFNRLHPQKVEGGSVPEEFRIEYVADRAQTVATALMGLTYECCRCHNHKYDPISQENYFELTAFFDNIDEAGLYSYFTPSIPTPTLMLPTEDEERRLKQLEADVAVAERRLAETESKRAEVWRQLFADRNGTAADEWVKALPESLLAEPVESLDFEDAPNSRNQSVEGIVGKAWKLTGDDAVSTKVGNFDRSQPFSVSAWIQVPDVKERAVVWHRSRAWTDAASRGYELLILDGKLQWSQIHFWPGNAISVSMKDAVPVGEWVHVTATTDGSGSASALKLHINGKAVETTVVRDSLTKQIQGGGGDNITIGERMRDRGFKNGLVDQFRVFDVQLSDLEIERLAKNDFQFQLEDELNEDTFVHHALLRWDSEVAAARKHLREIRVAKCKLEDSIDEIMVMRELPKPRSTHLLARGVYDSPQQEVQPGTPDFLPEMPTAEEETLDRLDLARWLCDRQHPLTSRVAVNRLWQLSFGRGLVRTPEDFGSQGAPPTHPELLDWLALDLVDHDWDIKRMMKQIMLSDAYGRSSTSTQSKLALTDPTNRLLSHFPAYRLPAEMLRDQALAVGGNLVRTIGGAPAKPYEVEVSFKPTDRDKGDGLYRRSIYTYWKRTSPAPVMTTLDAAKRDVCRVQRERTASPLQAFVMLNGPQTIEASRGLAQQLLRDAGDGEMDAGQMLSTAFRTTTSRRPTNDQLRVLQELYDEQLAYFDNNAASTSEFLSIGDSETDESLDANRVAAMTVVVGTLLNFDLCLVKR, encoded by the coding sequence ATGGGTTGGCTGTCACTTTCGATGGCCGCCGCAGAGGAGTCCACCGAAGCCAAGCCGACCATCCAATTCAATCGCGACATTCGGCCGATCCTGTCGGAAAACTGTTTTCATTGTCACGGACCCGACGACGAAAACCGGGAAGCCGGTTTGCATTTGGACACTGAAGAGGGTGCGAAAGAGTGGGCTATTGTCGAAGGCGATGCAGATGAGAGCGAAGTCTATCTGCGGATGATTTCGGACGATCCCGACATGCTGATGCCGCCTCCGGATTCGGAACGCAAGGTTTCTCCCGAAGACATCGAGTTGGTTCGTCGCTGGATCGAAGAAGGCGCGGAGTACCAGGGGCACTGGTCGTTCATCCCGCCTCACGAAGTTCAGGTGCCCGACGCGGTGTACGCGGAAGGTAAATCTGCCAGCTCCAACGAAATTGATCGCTTTGTGGATCGAGCGCTGGCGGAAGCTGGTTTGAAAGCGGAAGGGCCTGCGGACCAAGAAACTTGGCTGCGCCGTGTGACCTTTGACCTCGTCGGTGTTCCGCCCACCCTCGCGGAGATGGATGCGTTCCTGGCGGACAATTCGCCCATGGCGAAGACGCGAGTCATCGACCGTTTGCTGGCTCGTCCGGAATACGGCGAACGCATGGCAACGGATTGGCTGGACGCAGCGAGGTACAGCGACACCTACGGTTATCAAGTCGACCGCGATCGGTTCGTCTGGCCATGGCGAGATTGGGTGATCCAAGCCTTCAATGACAACAAACCCTACGACCAATTTGTCACGGAACAATTGGCCGGCGACTTGTTGCCCGACGCAACACGTGAACAGATTCTGGCAACCACGTTCAATCGCTTGCACCCACAAAAGGTCGAAGGCGGCAGCGTCCCGGAAGAGTTCCGAATCGAGTATGTGGCGGACCGTGCACAAACGGTTGCCACCGCTTTGATGGGGCTGACCTACGAATGTTGTCGGTGCCACAACCACAAGTACGATCCGATCAGCCAAGAAAACTATTTCGAGCTGACCGCGTTCTTCGACAACATTGATGAAGCCGGTTTGTATTCGTACTTCACCCCGTCCATTCCAACGCCAACGTTGATGTTGCCAACGGAAGACGAAGAACGCCGACTGAAACAATTGGAAGCCGACGTGGCCGTTGCCGAACGTCGTTTGGCGGAGACTGAATCAAAGAGAGCCGAAGTGTGGCGTCAGCTATTCGCGGATCGCAATGGGACGGCGGCTGACGAGTGGGTAAAGGCTTTGCCAGAGTCACTGTTGGCGGAGCCGGTGGAGTCACTCGATTTTGAAGACGCACCGAACTCACGCAACCAATCCGTTGAGGGCATTGTCGGAAAAGCTTGGAAGCTGACCGGTGACGATGCCGTCTCCACCAAGGTCGGTAACTTTGACCGCTCGCAACCGTTTTCGGTTTCGGCTTGGATTCAAGTGCCGGATGTCAAAGAGCGAGCCGTGGTTTGGCACCGTTCGCGAGCGTGGACGGATGCGGCCAGTCGCGGTTACGAGTTGCTGATCTTGGATGGCAAACTGCAGTGGTCGCAGATTCACTTTTGGCCGGGCAATGCGATCAGCGTGTCGATGAAGGATGCGGTGCCAGTTGGCGAATGGGTGCATGTGACCGCGACCACCGATGGCTCTGGTTCCGCTTCTGCGTTGAAGCTTCACATCAACGGCAAAGCGGTCGAAACCACCGTCGTGCGTGATTCGTTGACCAAACAGATCCAAGGTGGTGGCGGCGACAACATCACCATCGGCGAACGTATGCGAGACCGGGGTTTCAAAAATGGGTTGGTCGATCAATTTCGTGTCTTTGACGTGCAACTGAGCGATCTGGAAATCGAGCGACTCGCGAAAAACGATTTCCAGTTTCAGTTGGAAGACGAACTAAACGAAGACACCTTCGTCCATCACGCCTTGTTGAGGTGGGATTCCGAAGTTGCCGCCGCACGCAAACATCTTCGCGAAATTCGCGTGGCCAAGTGCAAATTGGAAGACTCCATCGATGAAATCATGGTGATGCGTGAGTTGCCAAAACCCAGGTCAACGCATCTGTTGGCACGAGGCGTTTACGACAGTCCTCAGCAGGAGGTCCAACCAGGAACCCCCGACTTCCTTCCGGAGATGCCGACCGCTGAGGAAGAAACGCTGGATCGTTTGGATTTGGCGCGGTGGTTGTGCGATCGGCAGCATCCGCTGACATCGCGAGTTGCAGTGAATCGTTTGTGGCAATTGAGTTTTGGGCGGGGTTTGGTTCGCACGCCCGAAGACTTCGGCAGCCAAGGAGCACCGCCAACGCATCCCGAATTGCTCGATTGGTTGGCGTTGGACTTGGTCGATCATGACTGGGATATCAAACGCATGATGAAGCAGATCATGTTGTCCGACGCGTATGGTCGAAGCAGCACGTCGACTCAGTCGAAGCTTGCCCTGACCGATCCGACAAACCGATTGCTTTCGCATTTTCCGGCGTATCGTTTACCCGCCGAAATGCTGCGTGACCAAGCGTTGGCGGTCGGCGGCAACCTCGTGCGAACCATCGGTGGTGCACCGGCGAAACCGTACGAAGTGGAAGTTTCGTTCAAACCGACGGATCGCGACAAGGGCGACGGGCTGTATCGACGGAGCATTTACACGTACTGGAAACGAACCAGCCCCGCACCTGTGATGACGACCTTGGACGCCGCGAAACGCGATGTTTGCCGGGTGCAGAGAGAGCGAACGGCTTCGCCACTGCAAGCCTTTGTGATGCTCAATGGTCCGCAAACCATCGAGGCATCCCGCGGGTTGGCTCAGCAGTTGTTGCGAGATGCGGGGGATGGCGAGATGGACGCGGGGCAGATGCTGAGCACCGCGTTTCGAACAACAACGAGCCGACGTCCAACGAACGATCAATTGCGAGTTCTGCAAGAACTCTATGATGAACAGTTGGCCTATTTCGACAACAATGCTGCTTCCACGAGCGAGTTTCTTTCCATCGGTGATTCGGAAACGGACGAATCGCTCGATGCAAACCGTGTCGCTGCCATGACGGTGGTGGTGGGAACGTTGCTGAACTTTGATCTGTGCTTGGTGAAACGATGA
- a CDS encoding DUF1501 domain-containing protein: MNQSSFNPVSINRRSLLQNSAYGFGGMALGQLLAESLGQSTAHANPSAGGASTPVPGAMGTLHHPAKAKRVIFLFQSGAPSQLDLFDYKPLLNEKHGTELPDEVRGGQRLTGMSGNQSSLPLVGTPFKFEQHGESGTWVSDQLPYTSKIVDDICVVRSMYTEAINHGPAVTFMQTGSMFPGRPSMGAWVDYGLGSENENLPAFVVMTTKDQSGGQPLVSRFWGNGFLPSEHQGVQFRSGADPVLYLSNPAGIDQASRRSAMDALNKLHQQQLASNVDPLVEARIAQYEMAFAMQSSIPEATDFSDEPEHVFELYGKDSKNPGTFAANCLMARRLAQRGVRFIQLYHKGWDHHGGLPKGLPNQCKATDQASAGLVQDLKRLGMLEDTLVIWGGEFGRTNYCQGKLSENSFGRDHHPRCFSLWMAGGGIKPGIVHGATDDFGYNLTEKPVHIHDLHATILHQLGIDHERLTFRYQGRQFRLTDVHGEIVHDILA; this comes from the coding sequence ATGAATCAATCTTCTTTCAATCCCGTATCGATCAATCGAAGGTCGTTGCTACAGAATTCGGCGTATGGATTCGGTGGCATGGCGTTAGGGCAATTGCTCGCCGAAAGTCTCGGTCAATCGACGGCTCATGCGAATCCTTCCGCCGGTGGAGCGTCGACTCCGGTGCCGGGGGCAATGGGCACGTTGCATCATCCGGCCAAAGCGAAACGGGTGATCTTTCTGTTTCAATCCGGCGCGCCGTCGCAGTTGGATTTGTTCGACTACAAACCCTTGTTGAACGAGAAGCACGGAACGGAATTGCCCGATGAAGTTCGAGGCGGACAGCGATTGACAGGCATGAGTGGCAACCAATCGAGTTTGCCACTGGTCGGGACGCCATTCAAGTTCGAGCAACATGGTGAATCAGGCACTTGGGTCAGCGACCAATTGCCATACACATCCAAAATCGTCGATGACATCTGCGTCGTTCGGTCGATGTACACGGAAGCCATCAATCACGGCCCCGCGGTGACGTTCATGCAAACCGGCAGCATGTTCCCGGGGCGGCCCAGCATGGGAGCTTGGGTGGATTACGGGCTAGGAAGCGAGAACGAAAACTTGCCCGCCTTTGTCGTGATGACGACCAAGGATCAGAGCGGTGGCCAACCGCTCGTGTCCCGATTCTGGGGCAACGGGTTCCTGCCCAGCGAGCATCAGGGCGTGCAGTTCCGAAGTGGCGCGGACCCCGTTTTGTACTTGAGCAATCCCGCGGGAATCGATCAAGCAAGTCGCCGCTCCGCGATGGATGCGCTCAACAAACTGCATCAGCAACAATTGGCATCCAATGTCGATCCCTTGGTGGAGGCTCGCATCGCCCAGTACGAAATGGCGTTTGCGATGCAGTCATCGATCCCAGAGGCCACCGACTTTTCAGACGAACCGGAACACGTGTTCGAGCTTTACGGAAAAGACTCCAAGAACCCTGGGACTTTCGCGGCCAACTGCTTGATGGCGCGGCGTTTGGCACAGCGCGGCGTCCGTTTCATTCAGCTCTATCATAAAGGTTGGGATCACCACGGTGGTTTGCCGAAGGGGCTGCCGAACCAGTGCAAGGCCACGGATCAAGCGTCGGCTGGTTTGGTCCAAGACCTCAAGCGATTGGGGATGTTGGAAGACACCTTGGTGATTTGGGGCGGCGAGTTTGGGAGAACCAATTATTGCCAAGGCAAATTGTCCGAGAACAGCTTCGGCCGAGACCACCACCCAAGGTGTTTCAGTTTGTGGATGGCCGGTGGCGGGATCAAACCGGGCATCGTCCACGGTGCAACCGATGATTTTGGGTACAACCTGACCGAGAAACCGGTGCACATCCACGACTTGCACGCCACGATACTGCATCAGTTGGGCATCGATCACGAACGCCTGACTTTCCGCTATCAAGGCCGTCAGTTTCGGCTGACGGATGTGCACGGCGAAATCGTGCACGATATCCTGGCCTAG
- a CDS encoding sialate O-acetylesterase, whose amino-acid sequence MRQMLDWLAVCSLLVIAFSAVSVTTVAAEPSQSKPVQVYILAGQSNMEGHAKVETLDYLADHEETRELLALIRDEDGGYREGDRVWISYLTGRGDNNGEGVGKLTTGFGSRSQPDQDGGKIGPELTFGLTMEQHTESPILIIKTAWGGKSLFYDFRPPSAGIYPRTQNDIDRDRNHAADLGKYYRMMVQHVKSVLDDIGRVVPSYSEDQGYELAGFVWFQGWNDVVNRDVYPVLPAGSEENRFAKYSEWMADFIRDVRSDLDADELPFVIGVMGVDGNQPSEHHQQFREAMAAPASLSEFQGNVVAVPTGPYWDEALGAIAQKYQDVRQKAYHLRKQHRDHENHDGSMDDEQQRAFIEKYEKQLITEDELARWKRGASNAGYHYLGCGKTMAQIGEAFANAMLELKNGSREGAANLSN is encoded by the coding sequence ATGCGTCAGATGTTGGATTGGTTGGCAGTTTGCAGCTTGCTAGTCATCGCGTTTTCAGCCGTGTCCGTCACCACGGTCGCCGCGGAGCCGTCTCAATCGAAGCCTGTTCAGGTCTACATCTTGGCGGGCCAATCCAATATGGAAGGTCATGCCAAAGTTGAGACGCTGGATTATTTGGCGGACCACGAAGAGACTCGTGAGTTGCTGGCTCTGATCCGCGACGAAGACGGCGGTTACCGCGAAGGCGATCGGGTTTGGATTTCTTATCTCACCGGTCGCGGCGACAACAACGGCGAGGGCGTTGGCAAGCTCACAACCGGGTTTGGTTCCCGTTCGCAGCCTGATCAAGACGGTGGCAAGATTGGTCCTGAGCTGACCTTTGGTTTGACCATGGAGCAGCACACGGAATCTCCCATCTTGATCATCAAGACGGCGTGGGGCGGGAAGTCATTGTTCTACGACTTTCGTCCTCCGAGTGCGGGTATTTACCCGAGAACACAAAACGACATCGATCGCGATCGCAATCACGCGGCCGACTTGGGAAAGTATTACCGGATGATGGTCCAGCACGTGAAGTCGGTGCTGGATGACATCGGCCGAGTCGTGCCGTCTTACAGTGAAGACCAGGGCTATGAACTGGCGGGGTTCGTTTGGTTCCAGGGTTGGAATGATGTGGTCAATCGCGACGTGTACCCAGTCCTGCCCGCGGGTTCAGAGGAAAACCGATTTGCGAAGTATTCCGAGTGGATGGCGGATTTCATCCGAGACGTTCGTTCCGATCTCGACGCCGACGAGTTGCCGTTTGTGATTGGTGTGATGGGCGTCGATGGCAATCAACCCAGCGAGCACCACCAGCAATTTCGCGAAGCCATGGCGGCACCCGCGTCATTGTCTGAGTTTCAAGGCAACGTGGTCGCGGTGCCAACCGGTCCGTACTGGGACGAAGCTTTGGGAGCGATCGCCCAGAAGTATCAGGACGTTCGCCAAAAAGCGTATCACTTGCGAAAGCAACATCGTGACCACGAGAATCACGATGGTTCCATGGACGACGAACAGCAGCGTGCGTTCATCGAGAAGTACGAAAAGCAACTCATCACAGAAGACGAGTTGGCTCGATGGAAGCGTGGAGCTTCCAACGCGGGTTACCACTACTTGGGTTGCGGCAAAACCATGGCGCAGATCGGTGAAGCCTTTGCCAACGCCATGTTGGAATTGAAAAACGGCTCCCGTGAAGGAGCCGCGAATTTGAGCAATTAA
- a CDS encoding thioredoxin-disulfide reductase gives MSSASSNGNAQPKIEKTVIIGSGPAGWSAAIYAARANLDPVLFEGTVKPEMIPLGQLAYTTEIENFAGFPAGNIRAFVESAVDKDRHWNLPMVPEGHEKEGQPHYAVQGVELMELMKQQALNFGTRVIGDDIERVDFSGPPHTLYPASGEPIQAHTVIIATGARANYLGLPSEELYKNKGVSACAVCDGALPVYRSKPLAVVGGGDSAVEEATYLANLKGADTIYLLVRRDEMRASKVMQDRALNHPNIKILWNTVVEEVLGDEKLVNALKIKNTVDGSISELKVGGMFVAIGHTPNTAFLDGAVEMNSEGYIQWKKAFRTNTSVAGVFAAGDVADDYYRQAITSAGTGCMAALDAERFLVDHEESIGTSEARPSLT, from the coding sequence ATGAGCTCTGCTTCAAGCAACGGAAACGCCCAGCCTAAAATCGAAAAGACAGTGATCATCGGCAGTGGCCCGGCCGGTTGGTCAGCCGCAATCTATGCAGCTCGTGCCAACTTGGATCCAGTCTTGTTCGAGGGAACGGTGAAGCCCGAAATGATCCCACTGGGCCAACTCGCTTACACCACCGAAATCGAAAACTTCGCGGGATTTCCCGCCGGGAACATTCGTGCGTTTGTTGAGTCCGCCGTCGACAAGGACCGCCACTGGAACCTGCCCATGGTTCCCGAAGGACACGAAAAAGAGGGCCAGCCTCACTACGCCGTGCAAGGCGTGGAGTTGATGGAACTGATGAAGCAACAAGCCCTGAACTTCGGCACCCGCGTCATCGGCGACGACATCGAGCGGGTCGATTTCTCGGGACCACCTCACACGCTGTACCCAGCTTCGGGTGAACCAATCCAGGCTCACACCGTAATCATCGCCACCGGCGCCCGAGCCAACTACCTTGGTCTTCCCAGCGAAGAGCTGTACAAGAACAAAGGTGTCAGTGCCTGTGCTGTTTGCGACGGAGCACTTCCCGTCTATCGCAGCAAACCGTTGGCAGTGGTCGGCGGTGGTGACTCAGCGGTCGAAGAAGCCACCTACCTGGCCAATCTCAAGGGTGCGGACACGATCTACTTGCTCGTTCGTCGCGACGAAATGCGTGCCAGCAAAGTCATGCAAGACCGCGCGCTGAATCACCCGAACATCAAGATCCTCTGGAACACGGTGGTCGAAGAAGTTCTCGGTGACGAGAAACTGGTCAACGCTTTGAAGATCAAGAACACCGTGGATGGATCGATAAGCGAACTGAAAGTCGGTGGTATGTTCGTCGCCATCGGTCACACGCCCAACACGGCGTTCCTGGACGGTGCCGTCGAGATGAACAGCGAAGGCTACATCCAATGGAAAAAGGCCTTCCGCACGAACACCTCGGTCGCCGGCGTCTTTGCCGCGGGTGACGTGGCCGATGATTACTATCGCCAAGCGATCACCTCCGCCGGCACCGGGTGCATGGCAGCACTGGATGCCGAACGGTTCTTGGTCGATCACGAGGAATCGATCGGAACCAGCGAAGCTCGTCCTTCGCTCACCTGA
- a CDS encoding carbon starvation CstA family protein, translating into MSTFAIALASMIAFIVAYHTYGRYLATKLFRLRPDETMPSVAQRDDVDFVPTDRSIVFGHHFTSIAGTGPIVGPALAVFWGWLPALLWVVFGSILVGGVHDLAALVISIRNRGESIGQAAGRLISPRTKVLFLIVLAMALSIVLAVFGLVIANIFKLYPESVLSVWTAMPVAALIGWLVIRRGGNLVLPCLMGLAILYLTVYLGTTALPLDLAKVLPADAVYATPVVVWTIFLLIYAFFASVLPVWLLLQPRDFLNSLQLAVALVLLVAGLAIASFSGQADLMTAAPAIAKQVPADAPPMLPFLFITIACGACSGFHCLVSSGTTSKQLKNARDAQMIGYGSMLGEGMLAVLVILACCAGVGMGRLTRDTSSGAIEITRQEPVAVADVSAEEAALDGSAAWRSYYRTGLPTGEATAGAAAAAGGGWKGQGLDKKLAAFIDGGANFISSIGVPLKFGVAIMAVMVACFAATTLDTATRLQRYVLSELAMAAGWKTGANKYVATTIAVGIGMAIAVFAGDSPGKGGLMLWPLFGATNQLLAGLALMVAVFYLARRSRPIAAIAIPTGMMLLLPAWAMVFDLVNNWWPNRDYVLIVFGTIVLTIQAWMVIEACLLWRHLPDDLKQAGSETDAVDPIAAG; encoded by the coding sequence ATGAGCACCTTTGCCATTGCCCTTGCATCGATGATCGCGTTCATCGTTGCTTACCACACTTACGGTCGTTATCTCGCGACCAAGCTATTCCGACTGCGTCCGGACGAGACGATGCCGAGCGTGGCGCAGCGTGATGATGTGGACTTTGTGCCCACCGATCGATCCATCGTTTTCGGCCATCACTTCACCAGCATCGCGGGAACGGGGCCGATTGTGGGGCCGGCGCTGGCTGTTTTTTGGGGGTGGTTGCCGGCGTTGTTATGGGTCGTGTTCGGTTCCATCCTGGTTGGCGGAGTCCATGATTTGGCGGCATTGGTCATTTCGATCCGCAACCGGGGTGAGTCGATTGGTCAGGCTGCCGGCCGGCTGATTTCACCGCGCACGAAGGTCTTATTCCTGATCGTGTTGGCGATGGCGTTGTCGATTGTCTTGGCCGTGTTTGGGTTAGTGATCGCCAACATCTTCAAACTGTATCCCGAGTCGGTGCTCTCGGTTTGGACCGCGATGCCGGTGGCGGCCTTGATCGGTTGGTTGGTCATTCGCCGCGGCGGCAATTTGGTGCTGCCCTGTTTGATGGGCTTGGCCATTTTGTATTTGACGGTTTACCTGGGGACGACCGCTTTGCCGCTGGATTTGGCGAAGGTCTTGCCTGCGGACGCGGTGTACGCGACTCCGGTGGTGGTGTGGACGATCTTCCTGTTGATTTACGCGTTCTTCGCTTCCGTGTTGCCGGTTTGGTTGTTGCTACAACCGCGGGATTTTTTGAACAGTTTGCAATTGGCGGTGGCCTTGGTGCTGTTGGTCGCCGGTTTGGCGATCGCTTCCTTCAGCGGCCAAGCGGATTTGATGACCGCGGCTCCGGCGATTGCGAAGCAGGTGCCCGCGGACGCACCACCGATGTTGCCGTTCTTGTTCATCACGATCGCATGTGGAGCGTGCAGCGGTTTTCATTGTTTGGTCAGCAGCGGCACAACGAGCAAGCAGCTCAAGAATGCTCGTGACGCGCAGATGATCGGCTATGGATCGATGCTGGGCGAAGGCATGTTGGCGGTGTTGGTGATTCTGGCCTGCTGTGCAGGCGTCGGCATGGGGCGTTTGACCCGAGACACGTCCTCCGGGGCGATTGAGATCACGCGTCAGGAGCCGGTGGCGGTGGCGGATGTGTCGGCGGAGGAAGCTGCCTTGGATGGATCGGCCGCTTGGCGATCGTACTATCGAACTGGATTGCCGACCGGCGAAGCAACCGCTGGGGCGGCTGCGGCTGCTGGCGGTGGATGGAAAGGCCAAGGCTTGGACAAGAAGCTCGCCGCGTTCATCGATGGCGGTGCGAACTTCATTTCATCGATTGGGGTGCCTCTTAAATTTGGAGTCGCCATCATGGCGGTGATGGTCGCCTGTTTTGCAGCCACCACCTTGGACACCGCGACTCGGTTGCAACGATACGTTCTGAGCGAATTAGCCATGGCGGCTGGGTGGAAAACTGGTGCGAACAAGTACGTCGCCACCACCATCGCGGTGGGCATTGGGATGGCGATTGCTGTATTTGCGGGCGACAGTCCCGGCAAAGGCGGGTTGATGTTGTGGCCGTTGTTCGGTGCGACCAACCAGTTGCTGGCTGGATTGGCTTTGATGGTCGCGGTGTTTTATTTGGCTCGAAGAAGCCGTCCCATTGCGGCGATTGCGATTCCAACCGGCATGATGTTGCTGTTGCCGGCATGGGCGATGGTGTTTGACTTGGTCAACAATTGGTGGCCCAATCGTGACTACGTCTTGATCGTTTTCGGAACCATCGTGCTGACCATCCAGGCTTGGATGGTGATCGAGGCTTGCCTATTGTGGCGTCACTTGCCTGACGATTTGAAGCAGGCCGGATCCGAAACCGATGCGGTTGATCCCATCGCCGCCGGGTGA